The genomic DNA GCACATCCACCTCGCCGACGGCATGGGGTCCTACAAGGACGAGCACCTCGTGCCGGGGCGTGGCGGACAGCCGTGTGCCGAGCTCCTCGAAACCCTTGCCGCACAAGGCTTCTCGGGTGACATCGTGGTCGAGATCGGCACGCGCCGGCTCGACGACGACCAGCGTGAGGCCGACCTCGCGGAGGCACTGGCGTTCGCGCGCCTGCACTTCGCAGCGCCCGCACCGGCCGAGTAGCCGAGCCGCGCACCGCTAGCGCTCCGCCCTACTCGGCCGGCGGGGAGCTCGCCCTACTCGGTCGGCGGTGCGGTGGGCGGGCGCCAGGCGGGATCGCGTCCGATGAACGCGATCAGCTTCGTCTGCACATCGACGTCATCGGCCACCTCGACGCGCGGGCCGTACTGACCGCTGGACCGCAGCACCTCGTCGTAGTCCTGCATCCCGGCGTACATCTCAGCGCACTTGTCGGGGTCGAGCGTGGTGTCCTGGCCGGTGGCGACAGCGAGGTCCCAGGTGTGCATGAACACGTCGCCGGTGTAGAACTGGTCGATCGCGCGGTCGAGCGGCACCTCACCGATGTGCTTGTTGCTCAACACTTTTCGCGGTGTGGCCGGGTCGTCGAGCACGGCCTGTACG from Luteipulveratus halotolerans includes the following:
- a CDS encoding TIGR03086 family metal-binding protein, which encodes MTRSPAEEHRRVAGAFTERVRGTTAWDVPAPPAGWTARDVVRHLVEWFPPFLYDGAGVSLPSGPPVDDDPVGAWETLAAGVQAVLDDPATPRKVLSNKHIGEVPLDRAIDQFYTGDVFMHTWDLAVATGQDTTLDPDKCAEMYAGMQDYDEVLRSSGQYGPRVEVADDVDVQTKLIAFIGRDPAWRPPTAPPTE